In the genome of Bombus affinis isolate iyBomAffi1 chromosome 7, iyBomAffi1.2, whole genome shotgun sequence, one region contains:
- the LOC126918884 gene encoding bestrophin-2 isoform X1, whose product MTVTYTAEVATCRGLGCFLKLLLRWRASVYKLVWLDLALFLFIYYSLSSIYRLILDEEQKKIFAAIVAYCNAYSDLIPLSFVLGFYVSIVMTRWWNQYMVIPWPDSIAVFVSATIHGNDERGRLMRRTIVRYVCVCLTLVLAMVSPRVKKRFPTLEHFVEAGLLLENELVIFESLNTKFPKPSKHWLPIVWASSIVTRARKEGRIRDDFAVKTLIDELNKFRGLCGSLMHYDTISVPLVYTQVVTLAVYTYFLTSVMGRQSVTDASPNIDMYFPVFTTLQFFFYMGWLKVAETLINPFGEDDDDFEVNWIIDRNLQVSYLIVDEMHHEHPELIRDQYWDEIFPAELPYTAAAQPFREEHPEPSTARIQLSAAQQELQPSSVRIDEMAGDYQQKFRPDMADDAASGIHFIATGKMSRSATESGKIARSASRVSNRDRTMSGGSTPSIIGESLPRVNSVTSVLKRLFSKDDRPDGGTSSGTKTPGRLASSSSAASLQNRAVAGGGSMRIGVIKEEADEQMTLTSMKSEKRPHVQSIFSPGPPPPSAPVAVPGMEHSRNGEIFSCSAPVTGGVLRGSNGEIVNDRRYGSDSRTQRTSQSARSSIAYEPAASYVDSVADDLISSDSSSASVNSDDEFTKLKTEREKQRRDKVERRLARSTSGRNNLISGNSKSSIDNEHLLLSDMANTSRLSMTQGDDSKTIETDRL is encoded by the exons ATGACAGTCACTTATACTGCCGAAGTCGCTACCTGCAGAGGTCTCGGTTGCTTCCTAAAATTACTCCTAAG ATGGCGAGCAAGCGTATACAAGCTCGTCTGGTTGGACCTAGCTCTTTTCCTCTTCATATATTATTCGCTGTCGAGTATTTACCGACTGATATTGGACGAAGAACAAAAGAAGATATTCGCGGCCATAGTAGCGTACTGCAACGCGTACAGCGATCTAATTCCGCTGTCTTTCGTCCTGGGCTTCTACGTCAGTATTGTTATGACCAGGTGGTGGAATCAATACATGGTGATACCGTGGCCAGACTCGATCGCGGTTTTCGTGTCAGCCACTATTCACGGCAACGACGAGAGAGGTCGACTAATGCGCCGAACTATCGTCAG aTACGTGTGCGTTTGCTTAACGCTAGTACTGGCGATGGTATCGCCTCGTGTGAAAAAACGATTCCCCACGTTAGAGCACTTCGTAGAGGCGGGTTTGTTGCTGGAGAACGAGCTAGTCATATTCGAGAGTCTGAACACAAAGTTTCCTAAGCCTAGCAAGCATTGGTTACCAATAGTATGGGCGTCAAGTATCGTGACAAGAGCGAGGAAGGAGGGTCGGATTCGTGACGACTTCGCCGTGAAAACATTGATAGACGAGTTAAATAAGTTTCGCGGCCTCTGCGGTAGCCTCATGCACTATGATACTATTAGCGTTCCTTTAGTTTATACTCAG GTAGTTACGTTAGCTGTGTATACGTACTTTTTAACAAGCGTGATGGGTCGGCAGTCGGTGACCGATGCATCGCCGAACATCGATATGTATTTTCCAGTATTCACAACGCTgcaattctttttttatatgGGTTGGTTGAAAGTAGCTGAGACTTTGATTAATCCGTTCGGCGAGGACGATGATGATTTTGAAGTCAATTGGATAATTGACAGAAATCTACAG GTGAGCTACCTTATCGTCGATGAGATGCACCACGAGCATCCGGAATTAATCCGCGATCAATATTGGGACGAGATCTTCCCTGCGGAACTTCCGTACACGGCGGCAGCGCAGCCCTTCCGCGAGGAGCATCCGGAGCCATCCACGGCTAGAATTCAGTTATCCGCGGCGCAGCAAGAACTTCAACCATCTTCGGTCAGAATTGATGAAATGGCAGGGGACTATCAACAGAAGTTCCGCCCTGACATGGCCGACGACGCCGCGTCTGGTATACATTTCATAGCGACTGGGAAAATGTCAAG GAGCGCAACCGAGAGTGGTAAAATAGCGAG AAGCGCTAGCAGAGTAAGCAATCGGGACCGTACCATGAGCGGAGGCTCCACTCCAAGCATCATCGGAGAATCTCTCCCAAGAGTCAACAGCGTCACCAGCGTGCTGAAACGATTATTCAGTAAAGACGATAGACCAGATGGCGGTACATCAAGTGGGACTAAGACACCTGGAAGGCTTGCATCTTCTAGTTCGGCCGCTTCGCTACAAAATAGAGCCGTTG CAGGAGGAGGCTCGATGAGGATCGGAGTAATCAAGGAAGAAGCGGACGAACAGATGACGTTAACGTCGATGAAGTCGGAGAAGAGACCCCACGTGCAGAGCATATTTTCGCCGGGACCACCACCTCCAAGTGCTCCCGTCGCTGTTCCTGGTATGGAACACTCACGAAATGGAGAGATATTTTCGTGTAGCGCTCCTGTAACTGGTGGTGTGTTAAGGGGAAGTAACGGTGAGATTGTCAACGACAGGAGATACGGGTCTGATTCAAG AACACAACGTACTTCACAGTCAGCACGATCGAGCATTGCTTACGAACCAGCAGCCAGCTACGTGGACAGTGTTGCGGATGATCTTATAAGCAGCGATAGTTCATCCGCTAGCGTTAACTCCGATGACGAATTTACAAAATTGAAGACAGAAAGAGAAAAGCAAAGACGTGATAAAGTAGAACGAAGATTGGCTAGGAGCACCAGCGGCCGCAATAACTTAATCAGTGGAAATTCGAAAAGTTCCATAGACAATGAACATCTTCTGTTATCAGACATGGCGAATACTTCGCGTTTATCAATGACGCAGGGAGATGATAGTAAAACAATCGAAACTGATCGTCTTTAG
- the LOC126918884 gene encoding bestrophin-2 isoform X2 gives MTVTYTAEVATCRGLGCFLKLLLRWRASVYKLVWLDLALFLFIYYSLSSIYRLILDEEQKKIFAAIVAYCNAYSDLIPLSFVLGFYVSIVMTRWWNQYMVIPWPDSIAVFVSATIHGNDERGRLMRRTIVRYVCVCLTLVLAMVSPRVKKRFPTLEHFVEAGLLLENELVIFESLNTKFPKPSKHWLPIVWASSIVTRARKEGRIRDDFAVKTLIDELNKFRGLCGSLMHYDTISVPLVYTQVVTLAVYTYFLTSVMGRQSVTDASPNIDMYFPVFTTLQFFFYMGWLKVAETLINPFGEDDDDFEVNWIIDRNLQVSYLIVDEMHHEHPELIRDQYWDEIFPAELPYTAAAQPFREEHPEPSTARIQLSAAQQELQPSSVRIDEMAGDYQQKFRPDMADDAASGIHFIATGKMSRSASRVSNRDRTMSGGSTPSIIGESLPRVNSVTSVLKRLFSKDDRPDGGTSSGTKTPGRLASSSSAASLQNRAVAGGGSMRIGVIKEEADEQMTLTSMKSEKRPHVQSIFSPGPPPPSAPVAVPGMEHSRNGEIFSCSAPVTGGVLRGSNGEIVNDRRYGSDSRTQRTSQSARSSIAYEPAASYVDSVADDLISSDSSSASVNSDDEFTKLKTEREKQRRDKVERRLARSTSGRNNLISGNSKSSIDNEHLLLSDMANTSRLSMTQGDDSKTIETDRL, from the exons ATGACAGTCACTTATACTGCCGAAGTCGCTACCTGCAGAGGTCTCGGTTGCTTCCTAAAATTACTCCTAAG ATGGCGAGCAAGCGTATACAAGCTCGTCTGGTTGGACCTAGCTCTTTTCCTCTTCATATATTATTCGCTGTCGAGTATTTACCGACTGATATTGGACGAAGAACAAAAGAAGATATTCGCGGCCATAGTAGCGTACTGCAACGCGTACAGCGATCTAATTCCGCTGTCTTTCGTCCTGGGCTTCTACGTCAGTATTGTTATGACCAGGTGGTGGAATCAATACATGGTGATACCGTGGCCAGACTCGATCGCGGTTTTCGTGTCAGCCACTATTCACGGCAACGACGAGAGAGGTCGACTAATGCGCCGAACTATCGTCAG aTACGTGTGCGTTTGCTTAACGCTAGTACTGGCGATGGTATCGCCTCGTGTGAAAAAACGATTCCCCACGTTAGAGCACTTCGTAGAGGCGGGTTTGTTGCTGGAGAACGAGCTAGTCATATTCGAGAGTCTGAACACAAAGTTTCCTAAGCCTAGCAAGCATTGGTTACCAATAGTATGGGCGTCAAGTATCGTGACAAGAGCGAGGAAGGAGGGTCGGATTCGTGACGACTTCGCCGTGAAAACATTGATAGACGAGTTAAATAAGTTTCGCGGCCTCTGCGGTAGCCTCATGCACTATGATACTATTAGCGTTCCTTTAGTTTATACTCAG GTAGTTACGTTAGCTGTGTATACGTACTTTTTAACAAGCGTGATGGGTCGGCAGTCGGTGACCGATGCATCGCCGAACATCGATATGTATTTTCCAGTATTCACAACGCTgcaattctttttttatatgGGTTGGTTGAAAGTAGCTGAGACTTTGATTAATCCGTTCGGCGAGGACGATGATGATTTTGAAGTCAATTGGATAATTGACAGAAATCTACAG GTGAGCTACCTTATCGTCGATGAGATGCACCACGAGCATCCGGAATTAATCCGCGATCAATATTGGGACGAGATCTTCCCTGCGGAACTTCCGTACACGGCGGCAGCGCAGCCCTTCCGCGAGGAGCATCCGGAGCCATCCACGGCTAGAATTCAGTTATCCGCGGCGCAGCAAGAACTTCAACCATCTTCGGTCAGAATTGATGAAATGGCAGGGGACTATCAACAGAAGTTCCGCCCTGACATGGCCGACGACGCCGCGTCTGGTATACATTTCATAGCGACTGGGAAAATGTCAAG AAGCGCTAGCAGAGTAAGCAATCGGGACCGTACCATGAGCGGAGGCTCCACTCCAAGCATCATCGGAGAATCTCTCCCAAGAGTCAACAGCGTCACCAGCGTGCTGAAACGATTATTCAGTAAAGACGATAGACCAGATGGCGGTACATCAAGTGGGACTAAGACACCTGGAAGGCTTGCATCTTCTAGTTCGGCCGCTTCGCTACAAAATAGAGCCGTTG CAGGAGGAGGCTCGATGAGGATCGGAGTAATCAAGGAAGAAGCGGACGAACAGATGACGTTAACGTCGATGAAGTCGGAGAAGAGACCCCACGTGCAGAGCATATTTTCGCCGGGACCACCACCTCCAAGTGCTCCCGTCGCTGTTCCTGGTATGGAACACTCACGAAATGGAGAGATATTTTCGTGTAGCGCTCCTGTAACTGGTGGTGTGTTAAGGGGAAGTAACGGTGAGATTGTCAACGACAGGAGATACGGGTCTGATTCAAG AACACAACGTACTTCACAGTCAGCACGATCGAGCATTGCTTACGAACCAGCAGCCAGCTACGTGGACAGTGTTGCGGATGATCTTATAAGCAGCGATAGTTCATCCGCTAGCGTTAACTCCGATGACGAATTTACAAAATTGAAGACAGAAAGAGAAAAGCAAAGACGTGATAAAGTAGAACGAAGATTGGCTAGGAGCACCAGCGGCCGCAATAACTTAATCAGTGGAAATTCGAAAAGTTCCATAGACAATGAACATCTTCTGTTATCAGACATGGCGAATACTTCGCGTTTATCAATGACGCAGGGAGATGATAGTAAAACAATCGAAACTGATCGTCTTTAG